CTGTGCCTGGTGTTTGTCCTGATTGTAAGGAAAGGAGCAAAAACACAATCACCTCTAATCCCAGAGCCCCTCTTGCTATAGTATGGCTCCTGTGCAATTGTTCTCAGCTTGAATACCACTTCCTCCCATTTTCACAGGCTGTAAAGCCCCCCTATGTATCCCCTTAGAATCATTTCATTCATACAGAGCTGAAGCAGAAATAGATGTAATGACAAGAATGATAATTTGTTAAAGAGATGCTTTGCTGTGAGAGCATCATGCCTTGGAGTTTAAAGGAATCCAGACTTTTCCAGCAAGGGTTTAACTTACAAAGAGGGATTTTCTTTACTTAACACCCCAAATAAAACATTATGCtgatttgtatttccttttAAGCAAGTAGAACCTTTTTGTTTCTGGGAGTTTAATTTCCAGTGTTTTGACATTACCACCATCAGAAACCACAATATGCTGAATTGATGGTGTCCTCAGGGCCCCCAGCAGCTGTGTCAGTCAGGGTAGCAGTAAGTTCAAGTAAGCAAACCTGAGAGCACCTTGCACCAGTGATCTCATTAGAGGTAGTGTGTGCAACAAACTTTTAGGATCAAGgaataaagtaattaaaaatggAGGTTGTTGCCAGTAACCAGGATAAAAGTTAATATCTGGGgtaatgaaaagaaacagagaaaagtgAAATACCAGGAATGGAAATGCCTCTAAGCAGAAAGGTTCTGTTGCCCTGTGATTATGAAGCATGTATTTCCCCAGAGAAATAATTGCCTTGGATTAAGTGATTTGAAGGAATCTGTTGCTGGGTTACAGGTAGCAAAAGAAGGTGGGTGAGGCTTGCAGAGGTAAAACAAGCCATGGGCTGGTTTCCCTTCTCAGCCCAAAGAcccaggcagctgcactggCCCCATGAGTgcctcccagccagcacaggagagcacacacagcccatGTATCGAAGGAAACTCAGAGTTCCGTGCTCCCGGGCAAGTGGCAAGGGTGGGGCTTTCCTGTGCTTATGGGCTAAGATAACTGGCATTTCTCCCCCCTTGCTTAATTGttcttctctgctgttttctaTATAATCATTATTATCATCATAAATACAGATATTATTCAGTTTCAGCCTGTGATCTGGATTTCTTCCTGTTCACCTCTGAGACATCTCTGTTTCTGTGGACGGGTTTTTTGCGCATTCTCCTCCTCCTGACACCAGGGACTCTTCTGAGTGATTGTAAGCAGCCCCAGTTTGACAAACTGCACAGCCCCAGTCACACATTCCTCCTGAACTTGCACACTGGAATTTGCAGTTTTGAATAATTGAAGTAAActgtatgtattttatatacaaCTGAAAGAGGAGATAAATCCTCTGAGCTCTGTTTACCAGGCAGTCTTTGTTAGGAAGACATTTTCCATGCTAGAATTGTTTACAGCTCCTCAGGCAGAGATAATCAAAAGGCTGCAGCCATCATGTGTCAGCATGTCCAACTCCATGATGGTCCACAAGATCCTGATATTTTTGTATCTTGTGGCTATTTGCGTATTTTGCGGCTAAACTTCATCTTCTggttattaaaaaaaggaagtgaaagGCCTTATTCAGTGTGCTGTGACCTTGTTGTCATCCTCCTGCTACTGCACTGGGGTCCTCTGCTGAAGTCACCTGTCAGGATGTGTGCAGGACATTGCTGCTTCTTACTTCAGCAGTCACATCCTCAGCTGTCAATCCATGTGATTCCTTTAACCTTTGCTTAATCTTtcttcttctgctgcttcctcacATGTGCACTTTTCCATTCATGCTGCATTCACATCAGTCTTGAGATTTGGATCACAAATATCTGCATGCCACAAGACGTGCTGTGCATTTTTGTACAACAGAGAAAACCGCTTATCCAGGGGCAGGAAATGTGTTCTTTTCAACTCTGTGGTCTCCTCTGCACTGGAAGGACACTTTGGGCTAACTGAGAGTAAATCTAGTCAGACCAATTCAAAAATCACTGTGAATATAACTTTCAATTTTGTCTAAAACATTTAAACCTATTGCAATCAAAAAGCCTTTCTCAAGACACCCAGTGCAAAGCCACTGAGGCACAGCTCCTTGTGAGTTCTGTGAGGCAGCTGATGAGTTCtgttctccttctccagctgctgtaACTGCAGCATTCACACCACAAACACTCCCTGCATCTGCCAGCCTTGGGGGGCTGAGACCTGCTGCTACTGAGACCTGCAGGGGCTGAAACAAGGCTACTTGGCAAGAACAATCCAGGACACCAGTGGTCCATGAAGAGACTGTAGCAATTACATTTGCCCAGCCTGATGATAAAACCTCTTGCAAATACAGTGGTTTAGACATGGGCATTTAACTCCCTAACCTACCATAAAGATTAAAATGTTCTGGAACAATTAAAACAATAAAGTAAAGTTTGAAATCTTTGTGAAAGCATGTTTAAATTGTATACCTTACTCTTGGCTCCAGAATCAGAGCAAACAGTTTCATGCCTGGTGTGAGCTAAGAGCAGTCATTTTTCCTGGACCTATCTAAAAATCTGTCTACTGGTACTGACAGGTGACATGCAGATCCCATATCCAAGgctcttttattttctgggtGGTTTCTAAGCGATTGACGCTggtattttttaacattttcctgACCCACTGTGCAGGAGAGAGCTGTGCCTGTCCATCAGTGCTTAGTCTTCCGAAAAACGATCAATTAGACTCCGATAACCAGGACTTTCACACTGCTGGGTGCCTGTATTGGCAAGACCTCTCTGAAGGTCTGGCTGCGGACTTTATCAGTAAATAGGAAATTCACAGATAACGGCACTAAAAGGAATTTGAGCAGCCGAAATCCGAGACGAGATGCCTCCCGCCCCACGCCTAACTGGGACCGGGCAGCGTCCCTGCGAGCTCCTCCCGGAGCAGGGAGCcggggagagcagagccaagTTTCCCGGCTCCGGTGGGGACCCCCGAGCGGGAGGGAGGGCCGGACacccgcccccggccccggcccgcggcgggcggcgctgctgccgggcagggccgggccgggcgggccgggggcggagGGCGGGCGCCCCGCGTCACCTCAAATAGCCCTGCCCGCGGCCGCGGCGCTCAGAGCCGGCTCGGAGCCGCCCGGGGCAGCGGAGCAGACCCGCCGCGCCTTCCTTCCTGCGGAGCCCGTGGGACAGCGCTGGCAGCACCATGACTTCGGCGGCGGTGGAAATTTTGGGGCTGGGACTGGGCATCCTGGGCTGGGTGGGGGTGATCGTGGCCTGCGGGTTGCCCATGTGGCAGGTGTCGGCCTTCATCGGCGGGAACATCGTGGTGGCGCAGACCAtctgggaagggctgtggaTGAGCTGCGCGGTGCAGAGCACGGGGCAGATGCAGTGCAAGGTGTACGATTCCATCCTGGCGCTGCCGCCCGAGGTGCAGGCGGGCCGGGCGCTCACCGTCATCGTGgcgctgctggggctggtggcgCTGCTGGTGACCGTGGTGGGCGCGCAGTGCACCAACTGCATCCGACCCGGCAAGATGAAGTCCCGCATCGTGATCGCCGGCGGGGCCGTCTACATCCTCTGCGGGGTCCTGGTCCTCATCCCGCTCTGCTGGTTCGCCAACATCGTCATCAGCGACTTCTACGACCCCAGCGTGCCGTCGTCCAAGAAGCGGGAGATGGGGGCCGCGCTCTACATCGGCTGGGCGGCCACGGCCCTGCTGCTCTTCGGGGGCTgcctcatctgctgctgctcctgctcccagcgcGACGAGACCTCCTTCCCCGTCAAGTACTCGGCGCCGCGGCGGCCCACGTCCAACGGCGAGTACGACAAGAAGAATTACGTCTGAGCGGGGCTGGCCCGCTCCGCGGCCCCGCGGGGCACGGACAGACGGCTGCGGCCCGGGAGCGTCTGCGGGGAGCTCCAGCGCTCCCCTGCCTGGAGGCTTTTCTTAGCGGGGACCCCCGTGAAGCGGCGGCCCTAGGCAGGGCAGCGCCCCGCTGCCCTCCAGCCCGGCTCCCCGGCGGGTCCGGCCGCTCCGCTGCGGGCAGCGCCGCGCTCGGCGCCGCCGGCTCCCGGTACTGACCGACCGCGCTGCCGGCCGAGCAAAGCCCTCCGCGAACCAGCGTCGGGAACCGAGGAGCCCCGGCGAGTCACGGCGGCGTTTGCCGGGACGCCCCGTCCGGGCttcgccgccgccgcctgcccgccggctcccgccgccggccccggccgTTCCCCGGTGTTACCGGGACACTTGTGAGTACTCTGCCCCCGTTGTGGCTGCCGGTGCCTCGGGGCACCGCCTGCTGCCGGGACCGGGCGTCGGGTGCGCGCCAGAGCCGAGGAGCAGCTTCGCATCTCCGTCATCTCTCCCCAAAGGCTGCATCCGGCAGGTCCCGCTCGGACTGATAACGGGGGGTTTGATCTATTCGGGCAATTAAAATAGGGATCCTGTCCAAAGCCTGACACTAACCTCGGTCCTTAATCCCACAGGCAGTAACTCTTTGGAGAAAGTTATTTAACTTTCTTCAGTTGTTTCAGTCCTTCAGTGAAGCGTATTGGTCTGTGTGTATTTGAAACCTCGAAAGAGATTTCAGGTAGTTGCTGTCCTTTAGTGGAGTACAAATCAGATTGTAGGTTGTCTCTTGAGGTTCTTCATCTCTTCTTCAGCTTATGCTCTGTTTTTACTTGAAAATGAACTCATTGCCAGAATTATTCAAGGACTAGACTAAGAAATCTAGGAGATCACTGTAtgtcctggctccagcagggcctCTGCTCCTCTCATCTGCACTACAGGAGATTGGAAACATAAAAATCACCCCAGATACTGATGGTTGGGGGGAATGATGTCTTTGTGGCCTTCCTGCCAAGCTCTGCTTGCTGCCAGTTTTGAAATGTGTGTTCAGTTGGACGTGAGCTTGGTTGGCTCCCCACCATGGTTTTGTTAACACGTGCTTTCCTTCATTTACCAAATCAAGCAAAAAATTGCTGGAAGAATTTTACCAAAAATATCTCGAGTGAGACTTTACACCAGGTGATCAGTTGTGAAGTCATGACTCtcacagctctcagctcctctgcattGCCCTAGTAACACTCTGCAGACTGGAAGGAAGATGGTTTGGACAACATAACTCTAATTTTCTTCAGGTCAACACCTCCTGAACTTCATCACAGTCTGAAATATTAGTTTACACTTTTTCATTTTACACTGCAGAGACAAACTTTGTTAAGGGAGGAGCTTAAGGGGATGGTTTGATACTCCTCCAATCTAATTATTTGTAAATCCACACAGGATGATGCTACTGACTGTGGCAGCATCTACATTGCCATAAGGAGATTTCTGCCAAGAGTTAGGGAGGAAATGTGCTGTTTATACTCCTCAGAGATCAACCCTACAACCTCATAGGTCCTCACAATCATGTAGCAATACAGTGCATAGCTGACCTGAGCATTAACTCTTACAGCTTTCTGGTAACACCAAACTCATTGACAAACCATAACTGTGGGTCTGACAGATTCACATTGACCCTATTCTTGCCTTGCTTAGCAAACTTAAAATTCTTGAGGTATCAGCAATTCATAGACTGGAATGAGAGACTAAAGTCTTGCCCCTGCAATTTTTGATGTTGAATATTGAGCACCTTTTTGAAGATAAgtccttttgttttttaaacacataaATAGCAGGGTCTGAGCTCATCAGAGAATACAAAAGCAGAGCAATATGTCTACAAGTACTTCTGCTCTATAGAGGTGCAGCTCTAATACTGCCtccattttaataaaatatgtaattttgtttttattatatgATATGTAGTTTTGGTACAAGAGTGAAACATTCTATATTTCATCATTGCAACTTTTTGAAAACAGTGTAACCTTGTAAACTGTAAATGTATTTAAAGGCATATATTTTGCAAGAAATCTACCAAAGTTGGCTTGTTATATGGTTTGGTGCCTTTATTTCATGACTACTTTGTTTCAAATTGTAACATCCAACTGTATTTGTCACTCAGCTCTCTGGTGTCTAGCAAATGAGCCCACAGATATTAGCCCAAATCCTGGACCTTGCCCTCTTTTGTCTCAAGTTAAAGAACTAAACCCCACTGACAAAAATGTCTGC
This is a stretch of genomic DNA from Ammospiza nelsoni isolate bAmmNel1 chromosome 18, bAmmNel1.pri, whole genome shotgun sequence. It encodes these proteins:
- the CLDN5 gene encoding claudin-5, which produces MTSAAVEILGLGLGILGWVGVIVACGLPMWQVSAFIGGNIVVAQTIWEGLWMSCAVQSTGQMQCKVYDSILALPPEVQAGRALTVIVALLGLVALLVTVVGAQCTNCIRPGKMKSRIVIAGGAVYILCGVLVLIPLCWFANIVISDFYDPSVPSSKKREMGAALYIGWAATALLLFGGCLICCCSCSQRDETSFPVKYSAPRRPTSNGEYDKKNYV